One part of the Glycine soja cultivar W05 chromosome 11, ASM419377v2, whole genome shotgun sequence genome encodes these proteins:
- the LOC114375295 gene encoding classical arabinogalactan protein 26-like — translation MASYNAHLTLMMIIIIIAFMPSPLLSSYSQQPIPKVPTLSSSPATLTDPPPSPHLSSLSPFQELSPDIAPLLPSPGGVLPTPAAGSDIPTIPSNPSPPNPDDIIAPGPLSAFSPFGSPLSSNAPTTSLVASIATAFFAGLAVCWCLHCMRL, via the coding sequence ATGGCATCATACAATGCTCATCTAACACTCATgatgatcatcatcatcattgctTTCATGCCCTCACCTCTTCTTTCATCATATTCACAACAACCTATTCCCAAAGTTCCCACACTCTCATCTTCACCAGCAACATTAACAGACCCTCCTCCATCTCCACATCTATCTTCACTCTCTCCTTTCCAAGAGTTGTCCCCAGACATTGCTCCACTGTTGCCTTCTCCTGGTGGTGTGTTGCCAACTCCTGCTGCTGGCTCTGACATTCCCACTATTCCTTCCAATCCAAGCCCTCCAAACCCAGATGACATTATTGCTCCAGGACCTCTTTCTGCTTTCTCACCATTTGGATCGCCACTTTCTTCCAATGCCCCTACAACAAGTCTAGTTGCTAGCATAGCCACTGCTTTTTTTGCTGGTTTAGCAGTATGCTGGTGTTTGCACTGTATGAGACTATGA
- the LOC114377279 gene encoding acyl carrier protein 1, chloroplastic-like produces MASLLQCSMPLVSLSNRALVPGTRISNPSSVSLSIKGRSFPSVTLQPRGRRFQLRCAAKPETVKKVCDIVKKQLALPDESAVTGESKFAALGADSLDTVEIVMGLEEEFGITVEEESAQSITTVQDAADMIDKLLETKA; encoded by the exons ATGGCTTCCCTTCTGCAATGTTCCATGCCCCTCGTCTCTCTTTCCAATCGAGCTCTG GTACCCGGTACCAGGATCTCCAACCCAAGTTCAGTTTCCCTTTCAATTAAGGGAAGAAGTTTCCCATCCGTTACATTGCAGCCCAGAGGGCGTCGGTTTCAGCTTAGATGTGCG GCAAAACCAGAGACAGTGAAGAAGGTGTGTGACATAGTCAAGAAGCAATTGGCACTGCCAGATGAATCAGCTGTTACTGGAGAGTCTAAATTTGCTGCACTTGGAGCTGATTCTCTTGACACG GTTGAGATTGTGATGGGACTTGAGGAGGAATTTGGTATTACCGTGGAAGAAGAAAGTGCCCAGAGTATCACCACCGTTCAAGACGCTGCTGATATGATCGATAAGCTTCTTGAAACCAAGGCTTAA
- the LOC114374992 gene encoding uncharacterized protein LOC114374992 yields the protein MIEFQMIDGKSILDQIHEFENIVYDMKLKGIVLPDIMLVAFMISKLPPSWTDFARSLKHKHESFTFDDLLVCLRIEDKHRSSQKHLQKSDSHSKAYLVESSSKPFSKSFKRHGSNKNKFGRKPSFSKNKNNAFNNNNKPKDKNSGNEIFCFVCGRANHLAKNCFQRHRQPTFFPKPQANVVTTSAASDSPSDRNQAHVL from the exons ATGATTGAGTTTCAAATGATTGATGGAAAATCTATTTTAGATCAGATCcatgaatttgaaaacattGTTTATGACATGAAATTGAAAGGAATCGTTTTGCCTGACATTATGCTTGTGGCTTTCATGATATCAAAATTGCCTCCTTCGTGGACTGATTTTGCTCGAAGCTTGAAACATAAACATGAAAGTTTTAcctttgatgatttgcttgtcTGTCTCCGCATTGAGGATAAACATCGTTCATCTcaaaaacacttgcaaaaatCTGATTCTCACTCTAAGGCCTATCTTGTTGAGAGCTCTAGCAAACCTTTCTCTAAGTCCTTTAAAAGGCATGGgtctaacaaaaataaatttggtagaaagccttcattttctaaaaataagaacaatgcttttaataacaacaataagcCTAAGGATAAAAATTCGGGGAATGAAattttttgctttgtttgtgGGCGAGCTAATCATTTGGCTAAGAATTGTTTTCAACGTCATCGCCAGCCCACGTTTTTCCCTAAACCGCAGGCTAATGTTGTTACCACCAGTGCTGCCTCTGATTCCCCATCTGACAG GAATCAAGCACACGTACTGTGA